The nucleotide sequence GTTGGTGTTGGCAGGCGGCCTTGCGCGGAGCCAATCGGGCTCAGCATAGCTCCGCCAACGGCGCGCTTCCTCGCGCCTTTTCCGGGACATGTAGCCACGCGTGAAATAGCCGGCCGCAAACGCGATCCCAAGCAATATCACCAGTACGACGACACCTTGCACAATGAGCTCCAGCTTATGCCCCTGTAGTGTTCTGCCATCCCCGCGCGTCAGGTCAAGGCTTGACAGCCCCCAAAACCGATTCCGGTTAACTGCCACAGTCGGAACGAATTGCCGCTTCGCCATCCGGCAGCCGCAATGCGGCCGTGTTCCAGCCTTTGCATCTCAGGCGTCGCGCAGAGGATGCGGACCTGCCCCTCGCAACCGGCTGCGGACCGGACTAACCTGCACCCGCTCGGCCGGATCAACCGGCCAGCTGAACATGACCGGGAGGATGCGATGACACGCCAAGAGGCTGGTGACCACGCGGCTCGTGACCAAGAGCTGCGTAACCAGGATGCTGCGCTTTCACGACGAACACTCGTGCGGGGGCTCGCGCTCGGCGCAGCCGCCACGATGGCCGGCCCCGCGCTGGCCCAGACCGGCCCCGCCGCACCGCCGACGACGATCACCACCCCGCCGCGCGACTTCGGTCCGAACGGTGCGCCGACCACCTATTTCTGGGATCCCGACATCATCGCGGTCGATCCGTCCTTCAACGATCTCGCGCAGCCGAACACCGCGATCAAGCGTCTCTACACCGGCCTGCTGTGGGCCGAAGGTCCGGCCTGGAGCGCGCAGGGCCGGTATCTGTTGTGGAGCGACATTCCCAACAACCGCCAGATGCGCTGGAGCGAGGACGACGGGCGCGTCAGCGTGTTTCGCTCGCCCTCCAACAACTCCAACGGCAACTCGTTCGACTTCCAGGGCCGCCAGCTCTCCTGTGAGCATCTGACCCGGCGGGTGACGCGCTACGAGCATGACGGCACCGCCACGGTGCTCGCGGACTCCTATCAGGGCAAGAAGCTGAATTCGCCGAACGACATCGCCGCGCATCCCGACGGCAGCTACTGGTTCACCGATCCGCCCTATGGCGGCCAGCTCTACGAGGGCGAGCCCGACGTGGCGGGCGGCCCGAGCAATTCCGGCGGCAAGCTCAATCCGCGGATCGGACAGCCGGCCGGCTTCGCACCGGGCAAGCGCGAGTTGCCGACCAACTGCTATCGCATCGACCCCAGCGGCCGCATCGACCTCGTCGTCACCGAGGAGCAGGTGCCCGATCCGAACGGCCTGTGCTTCTCGCCCGACTACAAGAAGCTCTACGTCGCCTCGACCGGCAAGGGACCGGGCGACACCGGGCCCGGCGGCAAGGGTGAGATCTTCGTGTTCGACGTCGGAGCCGACAACAAGCTCTCCAACCCGAAGCGCTTCTCCGACTGCGTGATCGACGGCGTGAAGTGCGGACCCGACGGCGTGCGCTGCGACGTCAACGGCAATGTCTGGGCTTCAAGCAATGCCGGACGCGCCGTCGGCTATAACGGCGTGACGGTGTGGTCGCCGGATGGCAAGCTGCTCGGCCGCATCCGCCTGCCGGAAGTCTGCGGCAACATCACTTTCGGCGGCCCCAAGCGCAACCGCCTGTTCATGGCCGCGAGCCAGTCGCTCTACGCGGTGTACACGGCAACGCAGGGCGCAGGACCCGGCTAAGGCGGAGCCATTGCGACGCGGCGCCGGCAGGCCTTGCCGGCGCCGAATTATTTTGATCGCCTCCTCGCGGCACGAGCTTGGGAGCAACAGAGGTGACTCCCGCGCGGAGCGCGTGATAATTGAGCCATGGCAGACAAAATTCGCGTCGTTGTTCTCTATGGTGGCAGGTCAGGCGAGCACGAGGTCTCGCTGAAATCGGCCGCCTCCGTGCTCAGGCATCTCGACCGTGCGCGCTTCGAGGTGATCCCGGTCTCGATCGACAAGACCGGGCGGTGGCAATGGAACGACCTTGGTACGATCGATCAGGCGCAGGCGGCCGCCTTGCCGATCCTGCCCGAAGCGCCCGAGATGCGGCTCGCCAGAGGACCCGATGGACGCGGCGTTCTCATCCCGATTTCCGCAAGCGCGACTGCCCCGCTCGAGATCGACGTCGTCTTTCCGGTGATCCATGGGCCTCTGTGCGAGGACGGCACGATGCAGGGCCTGCTGGAATTGGCCGACGTCGCCTATGTCGGATCGGGCGTTCTCGGCTCCGCCGTCAGCATGGACAAGGACGTCGCCAAGCGCCTCGCCGAATTCGCCGGCGTTCCGGTCGCGCCCTATCGCGTGCTCACCCGCAAGGCATTCGTACGGGATCGCGCGTCATCTCTGGCGCAGGCGATCGAGGGGCTGAGCCTGCCGGTCTTCGTCAAGCCATGCAACATGGGCTCCAGTGTCGGCATCCACAAGGTCAAGACGCGGGATGCGCTCGACGCGGCGCTCGACGATGCCTTTCGTTATGACGTCAAGGTGCTGGTCGAACAGGGCATCGACGCCCGCGAAATCGAGGTCGCGGTGCTCGATGGCGAGCCCCTGTTCGCGAGCCTCGCCAGCGAGCTCAATCCCAACGCCCACCACGAGTTCTATTCGTACGAGGCCAAATATCTCGATCCCGACGGCGCCCGCGTCGATCTTCCGGCCAGGCTCGACGCCGCACAGATGGAGCGCGTGCGCGCGCTCGCGGTGCAGGTCTTCGCGGCGCTCGAATGCAGCGACCTCGCACGTGTCGATTTCTTCCTCGACCGGCGGACCGGCGAGTTCTGCTTCAACGAGATCAACACCCTGCCCGGCTTTACGTCGATCAGCATGTATCCGAAGATGATGGAAGCCTCGGGCGTGCCCTATGGCGAGTTGCTGACGCGGCTCGTTCATCTGGCGCTGGACCGGCACCGGCAGCGACAATCCCTGGAACGGGGTTACGCGAGCTAGGCCACCCATGACATTTGGTTATGCTGGCATCGGAGGACCCATCCAGCGATTTGCTGGTTAGTCTCTCGCCGAAACTGCTCTTGCGGCAAGACATGCTATGCCGCTCCCCCACGGGGCCGGAGGAGCCAGATGGACGATCGACCGAGACAATCCGACAGCCTGATGCAGGACGACGGATTCGTTCATGTCCGGGGCGCGCGCGAGCACAATCTCAAAAACATCGACGTCCGCATTCCCCGCAACGCCCTCGTCGTGTTCACGGGCGTATCGGGCTCCGGAAAATCATCGCTCGCCTTCGGGACGATCTATGCGGAGGCGCAACGACGGTATCTGGAGTCGGTGTCGCCCTACGCGCGGCGCCTCTTCCACCAGATGCAAATCCCCGAAGTCGACGACATCGAGGGCCTGCCGCCCGCCGTCGCGCTACAGCAGCAGCGAGGCGCACCGACGACGCGGTCGTCCGTCGGCAGCGTGACGACCATCTCGAACCTGCTCAGGATGCTCTATTCCCGCGCCGGCGACTATCCGCGGGGACAACAAACGCTCTATGCGGAGTCGTTCTCGCCGAATACACCCGAGGGCGCCTGTCCGACCTGCCACGGCATCGGCCGGATGCTCGACGTGACCGAGAAGTCGATGGTGCCCGATGACACCAAGACGATCCGCGAGCGCGCCATTGCGGCTTGGCCGAGTGCCTGGCAGGGCCAGAATCTCCGCGACATCCTGACGACCCTGGGCTACGACGTCGACAGGCCCTGGCGCGAACTGCCCAGGAAGGAGCGCGACTGGATCCTGTTCACCGAGGAGCAGCCGACCGTCCCGGTCTATGCCGGTTACAATGCGGCCGAAGTCAGACGCGCGCTGCGCCGCAAGGAAGAGCCGAGCTACCAGGGCACGTTCACGGGCGCGAAGCGCTACGTGATGCAGACCTACGCCAAGTCCGAGAGCGCGATGATGAAGCGTCGCGTCGCGCAATTCATGATCACGCAGGACTGTCCGACCTGCCATGGCACGCGGCTGAAGCCCGAGGCGCTCAAGGTCAAGTTCGCCGGCCTCAATATCGCCGAGATGTCGCATCTGCCGCTCAAGCAACTGCACGAGCTGATCAAGCCATTCGCAAGAACATCGACTGACAAGTCAGAGAAAACCGTCGTCGCGCGACGCATCTGCGAGGATCTGTCGGCGCGGTTGGCCGTCATGCTCGATCTCGGCCTCGGCTATCTCGCCTGCGAACGCAGCACGCCGACACTGTCGCCGGGCGAGTTGCAGCGCCTGCGGCTGGCGACCCAGGTCCGGTCGAACCTGTTTGGCGTCGTCTACGTGCTCGACGAGCCATCGGCTGGCCTTCATCCCGCGGACACCGAGGCGCTGTTGCGTGCGCTGGACCGGCTGAAGCGCGCCGGCAATTCGATCTTCGTGGTCGAGCACGAGATCGAGGTGATCAGGCATGCCGACTGGCTTGTCGATGTCGGCCCCGACGCCGGCGACGGCGGTGGACTCGTCCTCTATAGCGGGCCGCCAGAAGGGCTCGGCGACATCGCGCAATCGCGAACCGCCCATTATCTCGCGCATCCGCGCAAGAAGCTGCCGACAGTCCGCCGCGAGCCGAAGGCACATCTGAAGCTCAGGGGTGTGACCCGCAACAATCTGCGCAGCCTCGACGTCGACATCCCCTTGGGCGTCCTCGCCAGCATCACCGGCGTGTCGGGCTCCGGCAAATCGAGCCTGATCAGCCAATTCCTCGTCGACACCGTGGCCGGGCATCTCGGCCACACACTTGCCCCGGATGCCGATGATGACAGCCTGGCCCCCACGATCGAGACGTTGGGCGGCAAGATTGTAGCAGGCCTCGACCTGGTCGATCGCCTCGTCGTGGTGGATCAGAAGCCGATCGGCCGCACGCCGAGATCCAACCTTGCAACGTATACCGGCCTGTTCGACCATGTGCGGAAGCTGTTCGCGGCAACATCGCAGGCCAGGTCGCGCCGTTACGATGCCGGACGCTTCTCGTTCAACGTCGCGAAAGGCCGATGCAGCACCTGCGAGGGCGAAGGGTTCGTCTGCGTCGAGCTTCTGTTCCTGCCCAGCGTGTATGCGCCCTGTCCGACCTGCAAGGGCGCGCGCTACAACGACAAGACGCTCGAAGTGAAGATCGACGGAAACTCCATCGCCGATGTGCTGGCAATGCGCGTCGATGAGGCCCTCGCCTTCTTCCGCGACGATGCAACGCTGAACCGGTCGCTGTCAGTCGTCCGCGAGGTCGGCCTCGGCTATATCCGCCTCGGCCAATCCGCCACCGAACTGTCCGGCGGCGAAGCCCAGCGCATCAAGCTGGCGACTGAGCTGATGCGTCCGCAACGTGGCCACACGCTCTACGTCCTGGACGAGCCGACCACCGGACTTCACCCGCGCGATGTCGAGCGGCTGATCGCCCAGTTGGATCGGATCGTAGATGCCGGCAACAGCGTGGTCGTGGTCGAGCATGACATGGATGTCGTCTCTTACAGCGATTGGATCATCGACCTCGGCCCCGGCGCCGGCGACGAGGGCGGCCACATCGTCGCAGCGGGCACGCCGGATCAGGTCTCGGCGGGCGGCGGCAAGACGGCGCGCTATCTGGCCCGCCGCTTGAAGCAGTAGCGCGCGGTCACGCCACTCATTTCGCATTTGCGTTCGGCCGCGGGAGGATACACCCCGACTTTCGCCATGTTGACTTTCCGCCTCCCCGCTCCCCATACTTCGCAAAAAGCCCAATCAACAAACGGTCTTGAGGGAGGATAGGATGCCGACTTCACGCAGGCAGCTGCTGAAGAGCTCGGCGGCTGCCGCCGCCGCACTCAGCCTCGATTGGACGCGGGCGCAGGCGCAAGCCGAGAATTTGCGCATCGGCCTGATCTACGATCTCACCGGTCCCTTCGCCGCGGGCGGCTCGGTCGCCTCGTCGGTCGGCGCGCAGATCGCCATCGATCTCGTCAACGAGAAGGGCGGCGTCAGTGGCAAGACCAAGATCGTGCCGGTCGCGGCGGACTCGCAGAGCAAGGCCGATGTCGCGATCAACGAGGCCGAGCGGCTGATCAGCCAGGAGAAGATCGACATCATCAACGGCGTCTATTCCAGCGCGCACGCGGTGCCGATGGCGGCGAAGGTCGAGCAGCAGAAGAAGATCCTCTGGATCACGACAGCGGTCTCGACCGCCGTGTTCAAGGACAAAAACCTGCAATACGTGTTTCGCGCGCAGATCCATTCCGACCAGTACGGGCAGGCCTTCGCCGGTTTCCTCGCCGAGCACGCGCAAGGCAAGCTCGGCATGGATCCGAAGGACGTCAAGGTCGCGCTGATCCACGAGGACGGCCCCTATGGCGTCGGCGTCGCCGCCGCCGACGAGGCCTATGCCAAGCAGGCCGGCATCCAGGTGGTGCTGCGCGAGGGCTATTCGGCCTCCGCGCCTGATCTCTCGGTGCTGGTCACGAAGATCAAGCGCGCCAAGGCCGACGTGATCTCGCATGCCGGCTACAATCCCGACATCACCCTGTTCCTGCGCCAGGCCCGCGAGAGCGGCCTGCGCTTCAAGATGCTGTTCGGCGCCGGCGCCGGCTACAGCCAGCTCGACAAGCTGCGCGCCACCTTCGGCCCCGACATCGACAATTTCTGCAACATCGATCCGGTGCCGGCGCAGCTGCTGGATCCGGCCAAGCTCGCGCCGGGTATCGGCGATCTGACCAAGACCATGGTGACGCGCTACCAGGCCAAGACCGGCGCGACCGACGTGCCGCCGCACTGCTCGATGGGGTTCAACCAGACCTGGATTCTGCTCAACAACGTGCTGCCGGTCGCCAAGGAGAAGTACGGCAGCTTCGAGCCCGAAGCCATTCGCAAGGCGGCGCTCGACGTCGACATTCCCGCCGGCGGCACCATCCAGGGCTATGGCGTGAAATTCTTCCCGCCGGGCACGCCGATGTCGGGCCAGAACGAACGCTCGACCCCGGTGGTGATGCAGAACGCCGGCGAGCACATCTCGGTGGTGTGGCCGACCAACATCAGAACGCAGGACCCGGTGTTTCCGCTGCCAAAGGGATCGACTTACGGGGCGTGAGCACGTGCATCGCGGCCTGCGGTTCTTACCCTCCCCTGGAGGGGGAGGGTCGCTACGCATGCAGCGAAGCGGAATGCGTAGCGGGGTGGGGTGATCTCTCAACACGGGCACTGTTCGAATGGAGAGATCACCCTACCCCGCTCGCGCTGCGCGCGATCGACCCTCCCCCTCCAGGGCAGGGCTATCGCATGTGGCCGAGGAGTTCGAAGAAGAAGGCATCGTTCCAGCCGGCCCGCTTGAGCTTGAGACGCAAGGAGATGGTGCTGTCGGGGTGAGCTCTGGCGACGTTGAGGGCAAGTCGCCTGAGGACGGCAAGGTTGGCAGGACCGTTGTCCTTGCGGTTGCGGGCCAGATCCTCGTCGAGGATGACGTCGAGCGGCCAGTGCAGGCCGTTTTCGATGGTCCAATGGGTGCGAACGATGCGCAAAACCTGTGTGCGACTGTAGTTTTGGCTCATCAGGAAGTAGCGCTCGACAGCTTTGTCCTTGCCGCGCTTGCTGGTGATCCGGGCGACAGCTTTGAGGGCGGGAAAGTTATGTTTCTCGGCCATGTCTTTGACGGGCACGACAAGCGCGCTGCGTCTTTCCTTACGCCCATGGTCTGCATCGGCGGTAGCAACCGGCTTCTTCCCCTTGCGCGCCGCTGCGGCAATCGCGGCCTTGGCGTCAGCCAGCAGGGCGGGCTGGTTCTCCTTCACCGCCAGCACGTAGTCGCCGCCCTGCGTCACGATCTGCTTGGCCATCCCTCGGTGACAATGCAGTGCATCGGCCGTCACGACGCAGCCTTTGAGTTGCAAGAGTTCGAGCAGTTGCAAAACGCCGGCGGCTTCGTTGTTGTTCGGCGCCAGAACGTTGGCCAGCGCCATGCGCGTCTGCGCTGCCCACGCCGTCACCATCACCGGCGGCATGTGGCTTTTGCCGCTCTCGTAGCCACGCCGCAGCGCCTTGCCGTCCAACGCGATCACGCCTTGCGGCCGTGCAATCTGCGCGCCTTGAGCGAAGGCTTCCATAAAGCGGCGGAATGCCGCCTCGAATGCTTTTGGATCGAGCATGCGGAACACTCGGCTGAACGTGTCATGGCTCGGCAAGCCATGCTTGAGCACCAGCACGTCCTGCCAAAGATAAGCCTTCAGCCGCGCAAACAGCGCCATGTCGGTGCAACTCGTCGCTCCGCACAACGTCGCCATCAGCGCGATGAACAAAAGCTCCGTCAGGTCGTGCAGCGCATTGTCCGCACGCGGGTCGGGCAGGTCTTCGAAGCACTCCGAAAATCGATCCATCGGTCGCCCTCTCCAACTCCGGGAGCCACCTTCAGAATCGATTTCTCTCCAAATCGCAATGCCTTAGAGCCACATGCGATTCCCCTGCCCTCCAGGGGAGGGTAAGAGAGCGCCGCTTCCGCGAACGCGATAGTCCTACAACACCACCCTCCGCCCCTCCTCCGCCGCCCAGTACCCCGCGTAGTTCACCTTGATCGTCTCATACGCCAGCGCCAGGTCCGACAGCGGCTGGCGGCCCGTCGCGGCGCATTCCATGAAGTCCTGGATCTCCTGCAAATAGCCGCGCGTCCATTCCTCCTCGAGGCAGACATATTGCCAGCCGGTTTTGCGGTCGACCTTTTCGGTGATGTAGACGCTGGCGAGCTTCTCCTCGGAGGTCTGGTAGCTCATCAGATGGTTGTTCGGCGTGATGTTGGCGAACAGCGAGCCGCCTGACGTATAGGTCTCGACCAGGTTGCGCACGCCGCCCATGATCATGTCGCCGGAGAACACGGTGGCCTTGGTGCCGTCCGAGAACGTCGTGGTCAGCGTACCCCAGTCCTCGACGTCGACCGGGTTGGCCTTGATGTAGGTGCGCTCCTCCGGCTTCAGGTTAGCCGTGACATTGCCGACATCGCCGGTGACGCTGGCAACGCGGATGGTCTCGCCGCGCGCCTTCGCCTCGACCTGCTTGAGATAGAGGATCGCCGAGAGCGGATGGCAACCCATCCGGATCAGCGAGCCGCCGCCGGTCATCGCCCATTGCGCGGCATGCGCGGCGTGGGAGCCGGAATGGCTCTCCTCGCCCTTCATGAACAGGATCTTGTCTTTGGTGGCCTTGAGAATCTCCGCGGTCTTGGTCACGGCCGGCGCGTAGATCCAGTCCTCGGCATACATGAACAGTTTTCCGGTGCGCTCGATCGCGGCCCGGGTGGCGTCCATCTCCTCCAGCACGCGCTCATACATCAGCGCCTTCGGCACATGCCTGCCGATCGGCTGCGGGTCGCCGTCACGGCCGAAATAGCCTGCGAACGGCTTCTCGCAGATCACGTGCTTGCCGGCCTGCATGCTGGCGACAATCATCTCGGCATGGAGATTGGGCGGGGTGCAGATGTCGATGACGTCGAGCTCGCGGTCCGCGATCAGATCAGTGAAGCTGCGATAGACGCGCGGAATGCCGTGATGCCCCGCGAATGCGACGACGCGATCGCCGCGCGCGGCCACCGCTGCGACCTCGACGTCAACGCCGTAGACGCGCCGGAACGCATACATGTGCAGCTCCGACACGAAGCCGCAGCCGACGAGTCCCACCCTGATCCTGCTCATAGCGCCCCCTTGCTTTGGGCGGCACTATAGCGTGACGGCAGGCCTATTCCACCGAGACCCGCACCACGCCGGCGCTCATCATGCCGAGCGCGCGGGCGGCGGGGACCGAGAGGTCCACGATCCGGCCGCGGATGAACGGGCCGCGATCGTTGACGCGGCACTGGATCGAGCGCCCGCTGTAGGACACCCTGAGCACGCTGCCGAACGGACGCGTGCGGTGAGCACAGGTCAGCTCGCCGCCTTTACCGGCTTTTCCGTATCCGTAATAGGAGGCGAGCCCGCTCTCGGCGTGTGCAACGGAAAAAGCTGAAAGCGAGAAAGTGGCTATACAAAACAATAGAGTCAGCTGTGCTCGCACGGCACCGCTCCCGTTTGGCCCTACCCGGAGCTGCAAACGTGGATTTGTTCCGCTAAGTTCCCGGAGCACTGCCGGGCGCGCCCGGCAGTGCCATCACACATTGTTACTGTTTGTGAAAGACCAGTGTGCGGACCTCGATGCTTTCGCGCGGCGCGGCATCGGCGGGCGTGGTCGGATCGACGAAGGCAGTATGCGGCCCGAAGCGGGTGCGGCCGTCGGTCGCCGAATCGTAGCATTTGAGCAGCAGCGCCTCGTCCGGCGTCATCTCCGGAAAATAGAACCAGCGATGGTTCGGATTGTACTTCACCGAATAGGTCTCACCGCGACGATTGGGATAGATCAGGTCGGAAGCGACGAGATCATCGGGCGCGACCGTGGTGCCATCCACCACCGCCAGCGGTGAATCCTGCAAGGGCCCGCGGATCGGCCGCCAGAGATTGATCACCTGCACACGGCCCTTCAGCAGCTCCTCGGCCTCGTCAGGCAGATGCTCGCGCACGCGGTTGGCGCCGGAGATGTCGGTCTGATCGACATGAACACGCGTCGCAGGCTGGCGTGGGCCACCGTCGCGGATGTCAGGGGCGCCCTCGACGCGCTTGCGTACAGTGTGGTCGAAGATGACGACGCGGTCAGCCTTCAGCGTTGCGCGCAGGAACGCCTCGACCGCGGGATAGTAGACCGCCTTGATCTCCGCCTCGTTGTAAAAGTCCTTCACCTGGTTCGGATGGCGCACCAGCGCAAAGCCCTCGCGATCGAGCGAGAAATTGTTCGCGATCAGCCGCCCATCGAAGATCGGAACCTGGTGCGGCTCCGGCAGCGAGGTGCTCTTCGGCTCGCCCGGCGGCGGATCGAAAGCATAGGTGCGCGGCTTGCCCGAAACGGGCGCGAGATAGTTGAGTTCGGCAGTGACGAAGGGAAGCGACTCGATTTTTGTTACTTGCAGGCCCATGGCCGGTCTCCCGATGTGGTCGTCTGGTTGATTTTTGCGAGGGCGGGGCGCGGTGCAAGGGAGGTGGCGCAAATAGCAATGTCGGTATTGTTGAGAGGCTGGAACGCAGAAGGAATGTTTCGAGGATGGCTGTCGGATTAGATGGCGCACCTGTGTCTCACGG is from Bradyrhizobium xenonodulans and encodes:
- a CDS encoding septal ring lytic transglycosylase RlpA family protein — translated: MRAQLTLLFCIATFSLSAFSVAHAESGLASYYGYGKAGKGGELTCAHRTRPFGSVLRVSYSGRSIQCRVNDRGPFIRGRIVDLSVPAARALGMMSAGVVRVSVE
- a CDS encoding Gfo/Idh/MocA family protein, with the translated sequence MSRIRVGLVGCGFVSELHMYAFRRVYGVDVEVAAVAARGDRVVAFAGHHGIPRVYRSFTDLIADRELDVIDICTPPNLHAEMIVASMQAGKHVICEKPFAGYFGRDGDPQPIGRHVPKALMYERVLEEMDATRAAIERTGKLFMYAEDWIYAPAVTKTAEILKATKDKILFMKGEESHSGSHAAHAAQWAMTGGGSLIRMGCHPLSAILYLKQVEAKARGETIRVASVTGDVGNVTANLKPEERTYIKANPVDVEDWGTLTTTFSDGTKATVFSGDMIMGGVRNLVETYTSGGSLFANITPNNHLMSYQTSEEKLASVYITEKVDRKTGWQYVCLEEEWTRGYLQEIQDFMECAATGRQPLSDLALAYETIKVNYAGYWAAEEGRRVVL
- a CDS encoding SMP-30/gluconolactonase/LRE family protein; translated protein: MTRQEAGDHAARDQELRNQDAALSRRTLVRGLALGAAATMAGPALAQTGPAAPPTTITTPPRDFGPNGAPTTYFWDPDIIAVDPSFNDLAQPNTAIKRLYTGLLWAEGPAWSAQGRYLLWSDIPNNRQMRWSEDDGRVSVFRSPSNNSNGNSFDFQGRQLSCEHLTRRVTRYEHDGTATVLADSYQGKKLNSPNDIAAHPDGSYWFTDPPYGGQLYEGEPDVAGGPSNSGGKLNPRIGQPAGFAPGKRELPTNCYRIDPSGRIDLVVTEEQVPDPNGLCFSPDYKKLYVASTGKGPGDTGPGGKGEIFVFDVGADNKLSNPKRFSDCVIDGVKCGPDGVRCDVNGNVWASSNAGRAVGYNGVTVWSPDGKLLGRIRLPEVCGNITFGGPKRNRLFMAASQSLYAVYTATQGAGPG
- a CDS encoding ISAs1 family transposase, producing MDRFSECFEDLPDPRADNALHDLTELLFIALMATLCGATSCTDMALFARLKAYLWQDVLVLKHGLPSHDTFSRVFRMLDPKAFEAAFRRFMEAFAQGAQIARPQGVIALDGKALRRGYESGKSHMPPVMVTAWAAQTRMALANVLAPNNNEAAGVLQLLELLQLKGCVVTADALHCHRGMAKQIVTQGGDYVLAVKENQPALLADAKAAIAAAARKGKKPVATADADHGRKERRSALVVPVKDMAEKHNFPALKAVARITSKRGKDKAVERYFLMSQNYSRTQVLRIVRTHWTIENGLHWPLDVILDEDLARNRKDNGPANLAVLRRLALNVARAHPDSTISLRLKLKRAGWNDAFFFELLGHMR
- the uvrA gene encoding excinuclease ABC subunit UvrA, yielding MDDRPRQSDSLMQDDGFVHVRGAREHNLKNIDVRIPRNALVVFTGVSGSGKSSLAFGTIYAEAQRRYLESVSPYARRLFHQMQIPEVDDIEGLPPAVALQQQRGAPTTRSSVGSVTTISNLLRMLYSRAGDYPRGQQTLYAESFSPNTPEGACPTCHGIGRMLDVTEKSMVPDDTKTIRERAIAAWPSAWQGQNLRDILTTLGYDVDRPWRELPRKERDWILFTEEQPTVPVYAGYNAAEVRRALRRKEEPSYQGTFTGAKRYVMQTYAKSESAMMKRRVAQFMITQDCPTCHGTRLKPEALKVKFAGLNIAEMSHLPLKQLHELIKPFARTSTDKSEKTVVARRICEDLSARLAVMLDLGLGYLACERSTPTLSPGELQRLRLATQVRSNLFGVVYVLDEPSAGLHPADTEALLRALDRLKRAGNSIFVVEHEIEVIRHADWLVDVGPDAGDGGGLVLYSGPPEGLGDIAQSRTAHYLAHPRKKLPTVRREPKAHLKLRGVTRNNLRSLDVDIPLGVLASITGVSGSGKSSLISQFLVDTVAGHLGHTLAPDADDDSLAPTIETLGGKIVAGLDLVDRLVVVDQKPIGRTPRSNLATYTGLFDHVRKLFAATSQARSRRYDAGRFSFNVAKGRCSTCEGEGFVCVELLFLPSVYAPCPTCKGARYNDKTLEVKIDGNSIADVLAMRVDEALAFFRDDATLNRSLSVVREVGLGYIRLGQSATELSGGEAQRIKLATELMRPQRGHTLYVLDEPTTGLHPRDVERLIAQLDRIVDAGNSVVVVEHDMDVVSYSDWIIDLGPGAGDEGGHIVAAGTPDQVSAGGGKTARYLARRLKQ
- a CDS encoding D-alanine--D-alanine ligase family protein, producing MADKIRVVVLYGGRSGEHEVSLKSAASVLRHLDRARFEVIPVSIDKTGRWQWNDLGTIDQAQAAALPILPEAPEMRLARGPDGRGVLIPISASATAPLEIDVVFPVIHGPLCEDGTMQGLLELADVAYVGSGVLGSAVSMDKDVAKRLAEFAGVPVAPYRVLTRKAFVRDRASSLAQAIEGLSLPVFVKPCNMGSSVGIHKVKTRDALDAALDDAFRYDVKVLVEQGIDAREIEVAVLDGEPLFASLASELNPNAHHEFYSYEAKYLDPDGARVDLPARLDAAQMERVRALAVQVFAALECSDLARVDFFLDRRTGEFCFNEINTLPGFTSISMYPKMMEASGVPYGELLTRLVHLALDRHRQRQSLERGYAS
- a CDS encoding CmcJ/NvfI family oxidoreductase, translating into MGLQVTKIESLPFVTAELNYLAPVSGKPRTYAFDPPPGEPKSTSLPEPHQVPIFDGRLIANNFSLDREGFALVRHPNQVKDFYNEAEIKAVYYPAVEAFLRATLKADRVVIFDHTVRKRVEGAPDIRDGGPRQPATRVHVDQTDISGANRVREHLPDEAEELLKGRVQVINLWRPIRGPLQDSPLAVVDGTTVAPDDLVASDLIYPNRRGETYSVKYNPNHRWFYFPEMTPDEALLLKCYDSATDGRTRFGPHTAFVDPTTPADAAPRESIEVRTLVFHKQ
- a CDS encoding ABC transporter substrate-binding protein — its product is MPTSRRQLLKSSAAAAAALSLDWTRAQAQAENLRIGLIYDLTGPFAAGGSVASSVGAQIAIDLVNEKGGVSGKTKIVPVAADSQSKADVAINEAERLISQEKIDIINGVYSSAHAVPMAAKVEQQKKILWITTAVSTAVFKDKNLQYVFRAQIHSDQYGQAFAGFLAEHAQGKLGMDPKDVKVALIHEDGPYGVGVAAADEAYAKQAGIQVVLREGYSASAPDLSVLVTKIKRAKADVISHAGYNPDITLFLRQARESGLRFKMLFGAGAGYSQLDKLRATFGPDIDNFCNIDPVPAQLLDPAKLAPGIGDLTKTMVTRYQAKTGATDVPPHCSMGFNQTWILLNNVLPVAKEKYGSFEPEAIRKAALDVDIPAGGTIQGYGVKFFPPGTPMSGQNERSTPVVMQNAGEHISVVWPTNIRTQDPVFPLPKGSTYGA